In a single window of the Flavivirga spongiicola genome:
- a CDS encoding thioredoxin family protein, producing the protein MKKAVQIISAALVVLFISAFTMYETTTTGKGYKIGDVAEGFSLKNIDGKMVSLSDYKDAKGFIVIFTCNTCPYAVMYEDRIIALNEKYASKGYPVIAIMPNNPDIKPGDNMEAMKARAKSKGFTFPYLIDEGQKVYPKYGATKTPHVFLLQKTDAGKVVKYIGAIDDNYKDASAVKTKYVEHAVDALLAGKKVKQTETKAIGCSIKA; encoded by the coding sequence ATGAAAAAAGCAGTTCAAATAATTTCGGCGGCACTCGTTGTACTTTTTATAAGTGCATTCACAATGTATGAAACAACTACTACAGGAAAAGGTTACAAAATAGGTGATGTAGCTGAAGGCTTTTCACTTAAAAATATAGACGGTAAGATGGTGTCGTTATCAGATTATAAAGATGCAAAAGGTTTTATCGTAATATTTACGTGTAACACATGTCCATATGCTGTTATGTATGAAGATAGGATTATTGCTTTAAACGAAAAGTACGCTTCAAAAGGTTACCCTGTAATAGCTATTATGCCTAATAACCCGGATATTAAACCTGGAGATAATATGGAAGCTATGAAAGCACGAGCAAAAAGTAAAGGATTTACTTTCCCTTATTTAATTGATGAAGGGCAAAAAGTGTATCCTAAATATGGCGCTACCAAAACACCGCATGTATTTTTATTGCAAAAAACAGATGCAGGTAAGGTTGTAAAATACATTGGAGCCATAGATGATAATTATAAAGATGCTTCAGCAGTAAAGACGAAGTACGTTGAGCATGCTGTTGATGCTCTTTTAGCAGGAAAGAAAGTTAAACAAACTGAAACCAAAGCTATTGGTTGTTCTATTAAAGCATAG
- the trpB gene encoding tryptophan synthase subunit beta, with translation MNYNVNEKGYYGEFGGAYIPEMLYPNVEELRQNYLKVMAEPEFQKEFDQLLKDYVGRPSPLYFAARLSEKYKTKIYLKREDLNHTGAHKINNTIGQILMAKRLGKHRIIAETGAGQHGVATATVCALMGLECIVYMGEIDIKRQAPNVARMKMLGATVVPALSGSRTLKDATNEAIRDWINNPVDTHYIIGSAIGPHPYPDMVTKFQSVISEEIKWQLKEHEGRENPNYVVACIGGGSNAAGTYYHYLHEDDVNIIAVEAAGLGIDSGESAATSVLGKEGIIHGCKTLLMQTNDGQITEPYSISAGLDYPGVGPMHAHLCKTGRAEFMAITDDEAMKSGLELCKLEGIIPAIESSHALAIFEQKTFKPDDIVVVSLSGRGDKDLENYIDYFNF, from the coding sequence ATGAATTATAACGTAAATGAAAAAGGGTATTACGGTGAATTTGGAGGGGCATACATTCCTGAAATGCTATATCCAAATGTAGAAGAATTACGCCAAAACTACCTTAAAGTGATGGCCGAACCTGAGTTTCAAAAAGAGTTTGATCAACTTTTAAAAGATTATGTGGGACGCCCTTCCCCTCTCTACTTTGCAGCACGCCTTTCAGAAAAATATAAAACTAAAATTTATTTAAAACGAGAGGATTTAAACCATACAGGAGCGCATAAAATAAACAATACTATTGGTCAAATACTCATGGCTAAACGCTTAGGTAAGCATCGTATTATTGCTGAAACCGGGGCAGGGCAACATGGTGTTGCAACGGCTACCGTTTGTGCTTTAATGGGATTGGAATGTATTGTTTACATGGGTGAAATCGATATTAAAAGACAAGCTCCAAATGTAGCCAGAATGAAAATGTTAGGAGCTACTGTGGTACCTGCACTTTCTGGAAGCCGTACCTTAAAAGACGCCACCAACGAAGCTATTCGAGATTGGATCAACAATCCTGTAGACACTCATTATATTATAGGTTCTGCTATCGGACCTCATCCCTATCCGGACATGGTAACCAAATTTCAATCAGTTATTTCAGAAGAGATTAAATGGCAGTTAAAAGAACATGAAGGCAGAGAGAATCCTAATTATGTAGTTGCTTGTATTGGAGGAGGAAGTAATGCAGCTGGAACATATTATCATTATTTACATGAAGACGATGTTAATATTATTGCTGTAGAAGCTGCTGGTTTAGGCATTGATTCCGGTGAAAGTGCTGCAACATCTGTTTTAGGAAAAGAAGGTATTATACATGGTTGTAAAACCTTATTAATGCAAACTAATGATGGTCAAATAACAGAACCCTACTCTATTTCGGCAGGTTTAGATTATCCTGGTGTTGGCCCTATGCATGCACATTTATGCAAAACAGGGCGCGCAGAATTTATGGCAATCACAGATGATGAAGCAATGAAATCCGGATTAGAGCTATGTAAATTAGAAGGTATTATTCCTGCTATAGAAAGCTCTCATGCACTAGCTATTTTCGAACAAAAAACATTTAAACCCGATGATATTGTTGTGGTAAGCTTGTCTGGCCGTGGTGATAAAGATTTAGAAAACTATATAGATTATTTTAATTTTTGA
- a CDS encoding anthranilate synthase component II, translating into MTKVLVIDNYDSFTYNLVHYLEDLNCDVTVVRNDKLVLDDVEPYDKILLSPGPGIPDEAGLLKPIIKRYAPTKSILGVCLGQQAIGEVFGGSLINLDEVYHGVSTNVTISVDDEPIFNGLGKNIEVGRYHSWVVNPNLPDSLEATSFDENGQVMSLRHKAYDVKGVQYHPESVLTPDGKKILENWLNS; encoded by the coding sequence ATGACGAAAGTATTAGTTATAGATAATTACGACAGTTTTACATACAATCTAGTTCATTATCTAGAAGATTTAAATTGTGATGTCACTGTTGTTAGAAACGATAAATTGGTTTTAGATGATGTAGAACCTTACGATAAAATTCTATTATCTCCAGGACCTGGTATTCCAGATGAGGCTGGTCTATTAAAACCAATTATTAAAAGGTATGCTCCTACTAAAAGTATTTTAGGAGTTTGTTTAGGGCAGCAAGCTATTGGTGAAGTATTTGGAGGGTCACTAATAAACTTAGACGAGGTATATCATGGAGTTTCAACAAATGTGACCATTAGTGTTGATGATGAACCTATTTTTAACGGTTTAGGAAAAAACATAGAAGTTGGTAGGTATCATTCCTGGGTTGTCAACCCTAATTTACCGGATAGTTTGGAAGCCACTTCATTTGATGAAAACGGACAAGTGATGTCTTTGCGCCATAAAGCCTACGATGTAAAAGGCGTACAATACCACCCAGAATCGGTATTAACACCAGACGGAAAAAAAATATTAGAAAACTGGTTGAATAGTTAG
- the trpD gene encoding anthranilate phosphoribosyltransferase — protein MKNLLNRLINHESISSEEAKQVLVNISNGMYNQSQIASFLTVFMMRSITLEELRGFRDALLELCIAIDLKDFNAIDLCGTGGDGKDTFNISTLSSFVSAGAGINVAKHGNYGVSSACGSSNVMEYLGIKFSNDEDFLKRSIDKAGICVLHAPLFHPAMKNVAPIRRELGVKTFFNMLGPMVNPSFPKNQMVGVFNLELLRLYGYLYQNTDKNYSIVHALDGYDEISLTGNTKVISNNSETMFSPEDLGISAITQESIFGGNTVEDAAKIFINVIQGKGTEPQNNVVCANAGLAIATTKQISHKEGFEQAKESLLSGKAKASLDTLIEMSK, from the coding sequence ATGAAAAACTTATTAAACAGACTTATTAATCACGAAAGCATCTCAAGTGAAGAAGCAAAACAAGTACTGGTAAACATATCTAATGGTATGTACAACCAAAGTCAGATTGCATCTTTCCTGACGGTCTTTATGATGCGAAGCATCACCCTTGAAGAATTACGTGGTTTTAGAGATGCTTTGTTAGAGTTATGTATTGCCATAGATTTAAAAGACTTTAATGCTATTGATTTATGTGGCACTGGTGGCGATGGAAAAGACACCTTTAACATCTCAACCTTATCATCATTTGTATCTGCCGGAGCTGGCATTAACGTAGCTAAACACGGTAATTATGGAGTATCTTCTGCTTGTGGATCTTCAAACGTTATGGAGTATTTAGGTATTAAATTTTCTAATGATGAAGATTTCTTAAAACGATCTATTGATAAAGCCGGTATCTGTGTTTTACATGCGCCATTGTTCCATCCAGCTATGAAAAACGTAGCGCCTATTCGTCGCGAATTAGGCGTCAAAACATTTTTTAATATGTTGGGGCCTATGGTAAACCCATCATTTCCTAAAAACCAAATGGTAGGTGTCTTCAATTTAGAATTGTTACGTTTATACGGCTATTTATATCAAAATACAGACAAAAATTATAGTATCGTTCATGCATTAGATGGTTATGATGAAATTTCTTTAACTGGAAACACCAAAGTAATTTCTAATAATTCTGAAACGATGTTTTCGCCTGAAGATTTAGGAATATCTGCCATCACTCAAGAATCTATTTTTGGAGGAAATACTGTAGAAGATGCCGCTAAAATATTCATAAATGTTATTCAGGGGAAAGGGACCGAACCTCAGAATAATGTCGTTTGTGCTAATGCTGGTTTAGCCATAGCAACCACGAAACAAATTAGTCATAAAGAAGGGTTTGAGCAAGCAAAAGAGTCGTTGCTTTCAGGGAAAGCAAAAGCGAGTTTAGATACATTAATAGAAATGAGTAAATAA
- a CDS encoding TlpA disulfide reductase family protein, with the protein MKLKLLIVAILIITSCKHEKKRVADSRDITKQEVSDEMNLSDVVLEVYDYNGFEKFLNKKDDKIYVINFWATWCAPCVKELPYFEKLNSQYNDKNVEVILVSLDFPHLYESKLKPFIKKRKLKSKVIALDDVDMNSWIPKVNKDWSGSIPATIIYKNDDNKFFEQSFTYEALETEVKHFLN; encoded by the coding sequence ATGAAATTAAAATTACTAATTGTTGCAATATTGATAATAACAAGTTGCAAGCATGAGAAAAAAAGGGTTGCAGATAGTCGAGATATCACTAAGCAGGAAGTTAGCGATGAAATGAATTTGAGTGATGTTGTATTAGAGGTTTATGATTATAATGGTTTTGAAAAATTCTTGAATAAGAAAGATGATAAAATATATGTCATTAATTTTTGGGCTACCTGGTGTGCGCCATGTGTTAAAGAGTTGCCATATTTTGAAAAGCTAAATTCGCAATACAATGATAAAAATGTTGAAGTTATTTTGGTGAGTTTAGATTTTCCACATTTATATGAATCTAAGCTAAAACCATTTATAAAAAAAAGAAAATTAAAATCTAAAGTAATTGCCTTAGATGATGTGGATATGAATTCATGGATCCCAAAAGTAAATAAAGATTGGTCTGGATCTATACCAGCAACTATTATATATAAAAATGATGACAATAAATTTTTTGAGCAATCATTTACTTATGAAGCATTAGAGACAGAAGTTAAACATTTTTTAAATTAA
- a CDS encoding GIY-YIG nuclease family protein, with the protein MDIHYIYILTNKNHTTLYIGRSKQLKQRLIQHKNNSLKSFTGKYNLDKLVYFETTKYVNNSIKRERQIKKWNREWKINLINSINPDWKDLSEYI; encoded by the coding sequence ATGGACATCCATTATATTTACATATTAACTAATAAAAATCATACGACATTATATATCGGTAGATCAAAACAATTAAAACAACGTTTAATACAACATAAAAATAATAGTTTAAAAAGTTTTACCGGAAAATACAATCTAGACAAGTTAGTTTATTTTGAGACAACCAAATATGTGAATAATTCTATAAAAAGAGAAAGACAAATAAAAAAGTGGAATCGAGAATGGAAAATCAATCTAATAAACAGTATAAACCCTGATTGGAAAGACCTTTCAGAATATATTTAA
- the trpA gene encoding tryptophan synthase subunit alpha: protein MNRINQKLQEDKKLLSIYFTAGYPGINDTVSIIQDLEKNGVDMIEIGLPFSDPLADGPTIQASSTQALKNGMTTEVLFDQLKDIRKSVNIPLIIMGYFNPMFQYGVEAFCKKCQEIGIDGLIIPDLPVDVYHEKYQTVFEKYGLTNVFLITPQTSDERIRYIDSISNGFIYMVSSASTTGAKVGFGNQQTQYFERIAKMNLDNPQIVGFGISNNQTFTQATQYAKGAIIGSAFVKYVTNESIDSIDKFVKSILN from the coding sequence ATGAACAGAATAAATCAAAAACTACAAGAAGATAAAAAGTTACTTTCTATATACTTTACAGCAGGTTATCCAGGTATTAATGACACCGTTTCCATCATTCAAGATTTAGAAAAAAATGGGGTTGATATGATCGAAATAGGATTACCTTTTAGTGATCCCTTAGCAGATGGTCCAACCATTCAAGCAAGTTCCACACAAGCTTTAAAAAATGGTATGACAACCGAAGTGCTGTTCGATCAATTAAAAGACATTAGAAAATCGGTTAATATTCCTTTAATTATTATGGGATACTTTAACCCTATGTTCCAATATGGTGTTGAAGCTTTTTGTAAAAAATGTCAAGAGATTGGTATTGATGGTTTAATAATCCCCGATTTACCTGTAGATGTATATCATGAAAAATATCAGACTGTTTTTGAAAAGTATGGCTTAACAAACGTGTTTTTAATAACACCGCAAACCAGTGATGAACGTATTCGCTATATAGATTCCATTTCAAATGGTTTTATTTATATGGTTAGTAGTGCCAGTACAACGGGAGCTAAAGTTGGTTTTGGAAACCAGCAGACCCAGTACTTTGAACGTATTGCAAAAATGAATCTTGACAACCCTCAAATTGTTGGATTTGGCATTAGTAATAATCAAACCTTTACACAAGCGACACAATATGCTAAAGGCGCCATTATTGGAAGTGCATTTGTAAAGTATGTCACCAATGAAAGTATAGACAGTATTGACAAATTTGTCAAGTCTATTTTAAATTAA
- a CDS encoding rhodanese-like domain-containing protein — protein MEDLTQEEWASQLADDNNAIVLDVRTDAEVADGIIPNAIHIDIYQGQEFISEIEDLDKSKNYYVYCRSGNRSGQACAIMEELGFENAYNLEGGILEWEGDLVDLN, from the coding sequence ATGGAAGATTTAACACAAGAAGAATGGGCATCACAATTGGCTGATGATAATAACGCCATAGTATTAGATGTAAGAACTGATGCTGAAGTTGCCGATGGTATTATACCAAATGCTATACATATTGATATATACCAAGGACAAGAGTTTATTTCAGAAATCGAAGATCTGGATAAAAGCAAAAATTATTATGTTTACTGCCGTTCTGGTAACAGAAGTGGACAAGCATGTGCCATCATGGAAGAGTTGGGTTTTGAGAATGCTTATAATCTAGAAGGTGGTATTTTGGAGTGGGAAGGTGATTTGGTTGATTTAAATTAA
- a CDS encoding rhodanese-like domain-containing protein produces the protein MKRLIIFLCSIFSISATSCKESSSKGVVKVVSPKMVQTLLIENSIQLLDVRTPKEFKEGHIDGAQNIDWFSTTFDSDIKNLDKTKPVILYCKSGGRSAKSGKKLLRAGFTEIYDLEGGITRWKKAGFEIKF, from the coding sequence ATGAAGCGGTTAATAATATTTTTATGCTCCATTTTTAGCATAAGTGCAACTAGCTGTAAAGAATCATCATCTAAAGGTGTGGTAAAAGTCGTTTCTCCCAAAATGGTTCAAACACTTTTAATTGAAAACTCTATACAGCTTTTAGATGTTAGGACGCCAAAAGAGTTTAAAGAAGGGCATATAGATGGAGCACAGAATATAGATTGGTTTTCTACTACTTTTGATTCAGATATCAAAAATTTAGATAAAACAAAACCTGTTATTCTGTATTGCAAATCGGGAGGACGTAGTGCAAAAAGTGGTAAAAAATTACTTCGTGCTGGTTTTACAGAAATATATGATTTAGAAGGAGGCATTACGAGATGGAAAAAAGCAGGCTTTGAAATAAAATTTTAG
- a CDS encoding anthranilate synthase component I family protein, giving the protein MTKYSLYTHYKKILADTITPVSIYLKIRDKYPNSILLESSDYHANDNSFSYICFNPIASIKVENDFISQMFPDGSSLESKITDRMDVSEEIHQFTKRFEVNSDTDFKFINNGIFGYLAYDAVRYFEDVEISKKDNSINIPDVYYAVYQNIIAINHHKNEAYIFAHCHNTESNIDEIDHLIKVKNFASYNFYSKGDITSNLADDEYKTHVELAKKHCARGDVFQLVLSKNFTQEFKGDEFNVYRALRSINPSPYLFYFDYGNFKIFGSSPEAQLIVSDDKAEIHPIAGTFKRTGNDSQDAELAKQLVKDDKENAEHVMLVDLARNDLSRHGSHVTVDTYREVQFFSHVIHLVSKVTGQKHKDTSTMQVVADTFPAGTLSGAPKHRAMQLIEQYEKTSRSFYGGAIGFMDFEGNFNHAIMIRTFLSKNHKLHWQAGAGLVSKSNPENELQEVYNKLGALTKAIKLAEEI; this is encoded by the coding sequence ATGACAAAATATAGTTTATACACACACTACAAAAAAATACTAGCAGACACTATTACGCCTGTAAGTATATATCTTAAAATTAGAGATAAATACCCTAATAGCATATTACTTGAGAGTAGTGACTACCATGCTAACGATAACAGTTTTTCTTATATCTGTTTTAACCCAATAGCTTCTATTAAGGTTGAAAATGACTTCATTAGTCAAATGTTTCCTGACGGAAGTTCATTAGAAAGCAAAATAACGGATCGTATGGATGTCTCTGAAGAAATACATCAATTCACAAAACGATTTGAGGTTAATTCAGACACCGATTTTAAGTTTATAAACAACGGTATTTTTGGTTATTTAGCTTATGATGCTGTACGTTATTTTGAAGATGTTGAGATTTCAAAAAAAGATAATTCAATAAATATCCCTGATGTTTATTATGCGGTTTATCAGAACATCATTGCTATAAATCATCATAAAAACGAAGCCTACATTTTTGCACATTGTCATAATACAGAAAGTAATATTGATGAAATAGATCACCTTATCAAGGTTAAAAATTTTGCTTCATACAATTTTTATTCAAAAGGAGACATCACGTCTAATTTAGCAGATGATGAATATAAAACACATGTAGAGCTAGCAAAAAAACACTGTGCGCGAGGTGATGTATTTCAATTAGTATTATCTAAAAACTTTACACAAGAATTTAAAGGTGATGAGTTTAATGTATATCGCGCATTAAGAAGTATAAACCCTTCACCATACCTGTTCTATTTTGATTACGGAAACTTTAAGATTTTTGGTAGCTCGCCGGAAGCACAACTTATTGTGAGTGATGATAAAGCTGAGATTCATCCCATAGCTGGAACATTCAAAAGAACTGGAAATGATTCTCAAGATGCCGAATTAGCAAAACAATTGGTAAAAGATGATAAAGAAAATGCGGAGCATGTTATGCTAGTGGACTTAGCAAGAAATGATTTAAGCAGACACGGAAGCCATGTTACCGTAGATACTTATAGAGAAGTTCAGTTTTTCTCACACGTTATTCATCTAGTAAGCAAAGTTACTGGCCAAAAACACAAAGACACATCAACTATGCAAGTCGTTGCCGATACATTTCCTGCAGGTACGTTAAGTGGTGCACCAAAGCACAGAGCGATGCAACTTATTGAACAATACGAAAAAACAAGCCGCTCTTTTTATGGTGGGGCTATTGGTTTTATGGACTTTGAAGGTAATTTTAATCACGCCATTATGATTAGAACCTTTTTAAGTAAAAATCACAAATTACATTGGCAAGCTGGTGCAGGGTTAGTTTCAAAATCTAATCCAGAAAACGAATTACAAGAGGTATATAATAAATTAGGAGCATTAACAAAGGCTATTAAATTAGCTGAAGAGATATGA
- the trpC gene encoding indole-3-glycerol phosphate synthase TrpC — MTILDKIVKDKREEVTLRKGLIPVTQLEQSILFERETISLANNLRHSDSGIIAEHKRRSPSKSVINQSLNVQDVAKGYEDAGVCGMSVLTDGKYFGGSLDDLLTARASCHLPLLRKEFIIDEYQLLEAKAYGADVILLIAAILTREEIKQFSEFAKRLNLDVLLEVHNEEELHKSVMPSLDMLGVNNRNLKTFEVSLETSKTLSALIPNDFVKVSESGISNIEAIKELKPYGYQGFLIGENFMKTDNAGESAKQFIESLL; from the coding sequence ATGACAATATTAGATAAAATAGTAAAAGATAAACGTGAGGAAGTTACACTTCGTAAAGGCCTCATTCCAGTAACTCAATTAGAGCAATCTATTTTGTTTGAAAGAGAAACAATTTCTCTTGCTAACAATTTACGACATAGCGACTCAGGGATTATTGCAGAACATAAAAGGCGTTCGCCATCAAAATCAGTAATAAATCAAAGTCTAAACGTTCAAGATGTCGCAAAAGGTTATGAAGATGCTGGTGTTTGTGGTATGTCAGTCTTAACTGATGGAAAATATTTTGGAGGTTCTTTAGACGATTTATTAACTGCCAGGGCAAGTTGTCATTTACCTTTACTCCGTAAAGAATTTATCATAGATGAATATCAATTATTAGAAGCAAAAGCCTATGGTGCAGATGTTATTTTATTGATAGCAGCCATTTTAACCAGAGAAGAAATAAAGCAATTTTCAGAATTTGCAAAACGTTTGAATTTAGATGTTTTGTTAGAAGTTCATAACGAAGAAGAATTACATAAATCTGTGATGCCTTCGTTGGATATGTTAGGTGTGAATAATAGAAATTTAAAAACATTTGAAGTTAGTTTAGAAACTAGCAAAACATTAAGTGCTCTTATTCCAAATGATTTTGTAAAAGTTTCAGAAAGTGGTATTAGCAATATTGAAGCTATTAAAGAATTAAAGCCTTATGGCTATCAGGGTTTTCTAATAGGAGAAAACTTTATGAAAACAGATAATGCAGGTGAAAGTGCAAAACAATTTATAGAGAGTCTCCTCTAA
- a CDS encoding DUF4861 family protein has product MNTYKLVTCLLVAVLFSSCSNKEKTPSILVKNTLDTERSFETVELTKSLLNAEDLAMIGIRDKETGQLQITQTVDNDGDGILDVILFQPNIAANSEKKFELITVTETEKQIAPEYCYSRFVPERTDDYAWENDRVAFRVFGPTAQRLKEENQKGGTLSSGVDAWLKKVDYPIINKWYKKTTEGTGTYHEDTGEGLDNFHVGVSRGVGGIAVKVDSTYYFSKNYTHWKTITTGPLRTSFYLEYEDWNADGKLVKESRVISLDFGNNFSKFTITLEGINTISAGLTLHEKDGEVIGDKSAGWVSYWQPHGESELGTAIIASKNTFLGFEKYDIDSKDLSNAYAHLKVANNKVVYYAGFGWKESGQFDTKQAWENHLNLFSKKLQNPLRIEIIK; this is encoded by the coding sequence ATGAATACTTATAAATTAGTTACTTGTTTATTGGTAGCGGTATTGTTTTCTTCTTGTTCTAATAAAGAAAAAACACCATCAATTTTGGTAAAAAATACACTAGACACAGAACGGTCATTTGAAACCGTAGAATTAACTAAAAGTCTTTTAAACGCTGAAGACTTAGCTATGATAGGTATTCGAGATAAAGAAACAGGGCAGTTGCAAATTACTCAAACTGTAGATAATGATGGTGATGGTATACTAGATGTCATTTTGTTTCAACCAAATATTGCAGCAAATTCAGAAAAAAAATTTGAACTAATTACGGTTACTGAAACTGAAAAACAAATAGCTCCAGAATATTGTTATTCAAGATTTGTACCAGAACGTACTGATGATTATGCCTGGGAAAATGACCGCGTAGCCTTTAGAGTTTTTGGACCAACAGCCCAAAGACTAAAAGAAGAAAACCAAAAGGGTGGAACACTTTCTAGTGGCGTTGATGCCTGGTTAAAAAAAGTGGATTACCCTATAATTAATAAATGGTATAAAAAGACCACAGAGGGTACGGGAACTTACCATGAAGACACTGGTGAAGGCCTAGACAATTTTCATGTGGGTGTAAGTCGTGGTGTTGGTGGTATAGCTGTTAAAGTTGATAGTACTTATTACTTTTCTAAAAACTATACGCATTGGAAAACGATAACAACAGGTCCATTACGCACCAGTTTTTATTTAGAATATGAAGATTGGAATGCAGATGGCAAATTGGTAAAAGAATCAAGAGTCATAAGTTTGGATTTTGGTAATAATTTTTCAAAGTTTACTATTACATTAGAAGGTATCAATACCATTTCTGCTGGTTTAACATTACATGAAAAAGATGGAGAAGTAATAGGAGACAAATCTGCTGGTTGGGTAAGCTATTGGCAGCCGCATGGTGAATCTGAACTTGGAACTGCCATTATAGCATCAAAAAATACATTTCTTGGATTTGAAAAATATGATATAGATTCAAAAGATTTAAGTAATGCTTATGCGCATCTTAAAGTAGCAAACAATAAAGTAGTTTATTACGCTGGTTTTGGTTGGAAAGAAAGCGGGCAATTTGATACAAAACAAGCATGGGAAAACCATTTAAATCTATTCTCTAAAAAACTACAGAACCCGTTAAGAATTGAAATTATTAAATAA
- a CDS encoding phosphoribosylanthranilate isomerase: MRLKVCGMKYKDNISQVADLQPDYLGFIFYKKSARHFDGNIPELLESIKKVGVFVNENLEDVIEQINTHQLQAVQLHGKESPEYCLKLRCHYEEQSDVVISSKETDHHAELISASHKNNLKPVQVEIIKVFSIKDEFNFEVLKPYEDVCDYFLFDTKGKLPGGNGYTFDWNVLNNYPSTKPFFLSGGIGLDQIEDIKKFKQSEASKYCYALDINSKFEIEPGLKNIEKLKEFKKHLSFRT, translated from the coding sequence GTGAGGCTAAAAGTTTGTGGAATGAAATATAAAGATAATATAAGTCAAGTTGCAGATTTGCAACCAGATTATCTTGGGTTTATATTTTATAAAAAATCTGCAAGACATTTTGATGGCAACATTCCAGAATTACTAGAATCTATTAAAAAAGTGGGCGTTTTTGTAAATGAAAATTTAGAAGACGTTATCGAACAAATAAATACGCATCAACTTCAGGCAGTTCAATTACATGGGAAAGAATCACCAGAATACTGTTTAAAATTGAGATGTCATTACGAGGAGCAGAGCGACGTGGTAATTTCATCCAAAGAGACAGATCATCATGCTGAACTCATTTCAGCATCTCACAAAAATAACCTGAAGCCAGTTCAAGTTGAGATAATCAAAGTATTCTCAATCAAAGACGAATTCAATTTTGAAGTTTTAAAACCTTATGAAGACGTTTGCGATTATTTTTTATTCGATACGAAAGGAAAATTACCTGGAGGCAATGGTTATACTTTCGATTGGAACGTATTAAATAATTACCCATCAACCAAACCTTTCTTTTTAAGTGGTGGTATTGGTTTAGATCAAATTGAAGATATCAAGAAATTCAAACAAAGTGAGGCTTCAAAGTATTGCTATGCCTTAGATATAAACAGTAAATTCGAAATAGAACCTGGATTGAAAAATATTGAGAAATTAAAAGAGTTTAAAAAACATTTGTCATTCCGCACTTGA